In Nitrososphaerota archaeon, the DNA window GATGGTCATGTTTCGTTGATTCGCGGTTTCAATTGCCATCGGGGGTCTGAACAGAGTCATGAGCATGAGCAGGCGCAGGCACATCAAGCTAACGGGACCCAAGGGCGGAAGGTTCAGGGGACCACAGACTCTCTTTTCTGTGGGCTAGGGTAGCAAACCTAGCGAAATCAGCCGCGAACTGGCTCCCTCTAAGTGCGAAGAAGAACGGCGTTCTAAGAAATCCTGAAACGACCTGGCGTAGTTGATTGACTACTGTTGAGGCTGCTGGGTAGGTTGTGGGTCCTGGCTGCCAGCTGGCTTGTTTACTTGCCTGTTGATCGCGTCGGCGAAATAATGCCCTGTGACGACCACGTTCACAGATTTCACTCCCTTCACCTGTGCCAGATTGTCCCTGATGTCCTGGGATATCTTGAGCGCGAA includes these proteins:
- a CDS encoding iron-sulfur cluster assembly protein, coding for MSVEQVDMKEVQRQISKIVDPEIGMPIVEMNLIDKLDIKEGKVDVEYHATTQYCPPVFALKISQDIRDNLAQVKGVKSVNVVVTGHYFADAINRQVNKPAGSQDPQPTQQPQQ